The Carassius carassius chromosome 9, fCarCar2.1, whole genome shotgun sequence genome includes a region encoding these proteins:
- the LOC132149311 gene encoding G patch domain-containing protein 8-like isoform X2, producing MADRFSRFNEERDFQGGNHFDQYEEGQLELEQASLDKPIESDNIGHRLLQKHGWKLGQGLGKTMQGRTDPVPIILKYDVMGMGRMEMELDYAEDATEKRRVLEVEKEETEELRQKYKDYAEKEKAIAKALEDLRANFYCELCDKQYQKHQEFDNHINSYDHAHKQRLKELKQREFARNVSSRSKKDCRKQEKMLRRLHELAEQRKQRDLVPGSGPMFKTTTVAVDGEKGEDSMDGVPMTVDTNTEAIEDKGICGISGQSSPRTDLAISFGFNKTSSSPTPSGGSQAPKVSVSFSFAKKAPVKLETTAALFVDHGEETVEGEEGQEEGGEKTGGEDVSVTSTTDIPQAAAAGEGGGGGGSSGSGGSGGEGEEEQSPPDDGGALASTLNKLKMMMRKEEGYSGQEPQYYHYVPPAHCRVKPHFQFLLFMKASDQCDSKEENVDGVKDEKAPAGKEGEQKHIKVTRCTSEKDVEKEPALTQNTNPSPTSAKLMTEEESGSTPAGLSDTAVEDNLSQQADPKQGMSKLTYTGPRMPTGPFFPVLSKDESTTLQWPSELLEFTKAQPSLSYSCNPLYFDFKLSRNKGNWAGKNSKPAKPVSTDGQEGSKHENTDSAPVTSGETCTATTTAGPSTVQKEQPPLELEGAESVNNEQKLQSNEDVSAVSKKKKKKKKHKKSSKHSKQKEKAAVEGELEKDIPGEKTKKKKKHKRKKSKNKPHSTDDIEAEGGDMKEKEKDKDDKDGVAISQSSGISTSHEGGKRKRSHKMSQQSGVEESSAGKPSSTDEHNGAKRLKPDTNTPAASCSSSAQKSISGGRPPSSDSEEDGGSSSQRSRPARRRSTPQREQRRHGSDDSGRSGRSRSRSSRRGDHNHRRHRGQKSRSQSYSSSSERSSAGSSAYSRHSHSYSDSYSDYSDEDRRRSSRRPSSDSDYERRDSGRSHRRRYTSSSSEEDSRSRSRSRSRRKHDRRRHQRSSSRSSSRSSRSSSARSYRRSNYSRSRSSASRSSSSTKGSPQRHGHSRRSDSSTRRRNFSRSRIYRSQSPRSSSRSHTRNSNSSSAQGTRGSGGASSKDGGGAAEHRNSFTARQLLEKIQSKKEGNESGTCTKTGLKFKDPPRGYFGPKLPPALGNKNMLPLFGKLQAGKKLPLLPFTRLTEGEKSKQGKNSDSNEVILVEPIREFPPPPPPPQPPVQQQQKQQLEEEAVSNAAASEETKHPPSDPPALHESQPQYEQDPAMMMSQYQGEPRQDPNNPMLDGHLMVSEMGPQPTMHTYPGYPPNMEDGEMGMEAEEDGLAPLESQPITFTPEEMEKYSKLQQAAQQHIQQQLLAKQVKTFPSAAAAAAAANLAAVANLAPAPPPPPAALQPIHIQQPTVSAASATSITTMQHAILQHHAAAMGLHPHNPHHPHPAHAQLAQVHHIPQHHLTPISLSHLGHSLGHSLGHSLGHTGLIPAHHTAFLSGQPIHIIPASALHHTPLALHHFPHAALYPTLFAPRPGTAAAAAALQLHPFLHPIFSGQDLQHPPNHGS from the exons GACGAACTGACCCTGTGCCTATCATCCTCAAATATGACGTCATGGGAATGGGGCGCATGGAAATGGAG CTGGACTATGCAGAAGATGCCACAGAGAAGCGCCGGGTGTTGGAAGTGGAAAAAGAAGAGACAGAGGAACTGCGTCAAAAATACAAG GACTATGCAGAGAAAGAAAAGGCCATCGCTAAAGCTTTAGAGGACCTGAGGGCCAATTTCTACTGTGAACTGTGTGATAAGCAATACCAGAAACATCAGGAGTTTGACAATCACATCAACTCCTACGATCATGCACACAAGCAG AGACTGAAGGAGCTGAAGCAGAGAGAGTTTGCTCGGAATGTGTCTTCTCGCTCCAAGAAGGATTGCAGGAAACAGGAGAAGATGTTGCGGCGGCTTCATGAATTGGCCGAACAGAGGAAACAGCGAGACCT TGTCCCTGGTAGTGGTCCCATGTTTAAAACTACCACAGTGGCAGTAGATGGAGAGAAGGGGGAAGACTCCATGGATGGTGTGCCTATGACAGTGGATACCAACACAGAGGCTATTGAAGATAAGGGAATCTGTGGTATTAGTGGTCAAAGTTCCCCTAGAACAGACCTTGCCATCAGTTTTGGTTTTAACAAAACTAGCTCTTCCCCAACACCTTCTGGAGGCTCACAGGCTCCCAAAGTGAGTGTCTCCTTCTCTTTTGCTAAGAAAGCCCCAGTCAAACTAGAGACGACTGCAGCTTTGTTTGTAGACCATGGTGAAGAGACAGTGGAAGGAGAAGAAGGTCAGGAAGAGGGAGGAGAAAAGACTGGAGGAGAGGACGTAAGTGTGACATCCACCACTGATATCCcccaagcagcagcagcaggagaaggaggaggaggaggtggaagtAGTGGGAGTGGTGGAAGTGGTGGTGAGGGTGAGGAAGAGCAGTCACCACCAGATGATGGAGGTGCCCTGGCCTCAACTTTGAACAaactgaagatgatgatgagaAAGGAGGAAGGTTACTCTGGACAGGAGCCACAATATTACCATTATGTACCACCTGCTCATTGTCGGGTCAAGCCGCATTTTCAGTTTCTGCTTTTCATGAAGGCTTCAGATCAGTGTGATAGCAAGGAAGAGAATGTGGATGGAGTAAAAGATGAGAAGGCACCAGCAGGTAAAGAGGGAGAGCAAAAACATATCAAAGTCACTAGATGCACATCTGAAAAAGATGTGGAGAAGGAACCTGCACTGACACAAAACACAAATCCTTCTCCCACATCAGCTAAATTGATGACAGAGGAAGAATCAGGTAGTACACCTGCAGGGCTAAGTGATACAGCAGTGGAAGATAACTTGTCCCAGCAAGCTGATCCAAAGCAAGGAATGTCCAAGCTTACATACACAGGTCCCCGCATGCCAACTGGGCCTTTCTTTCCTGTGCTAAGTAAGGATGAAAGCACGACCTTGCAGTGGCCTTCTGAATTGCTGGAGTTTACTAAGGCTCAGCCATCCCTCTCCTACAGTTGTAATCCTCTTTACTTTGACTTCAAACTGTCAAGAAACAAAGGAAACTGGGCAGGCAAAAACAGCAAACCTGCCAAGCCAGTTAGCACTGATGGACAAGAGGGGTCTAAGCATGAAAACACAGACAGTGCTCCTGTCACTAGTGGAGAGACTTGCACTGCTACAACAACTGCAGGACCCAGTACAGTTCAAAAGGAACAACCACCCTTGGAATTGGAGGGTGCTGAGAGTGTGAACAACGAGCAGAAATTACAAAGTAATGAAGATGTTTCTGCAGTgtctaagaaaaagaaaaagaagaagaaacacaAGAAGTCAAGCAAGCAttccaaacaaaaagaaaaagcagCAGTGGAGGGGGAGTTAGAAAAAGATATTCCAGGAGAGAAaactaaaaagaagaagaaacacaaaagaaagaaaagcaaaaataaacCACATAGCACTGATGATATCGAAGCAGAGGGAGGCGACAtgaaggaaaaagagaaagacaagGATGACAAAGATGGAGTAGCCATCTCTCAGTCATCAGGAATAAGCACATCCCATGAAGGAGGAAAGAGAAAACGTTCCCACAAAATGTCTCAGCAGTCTGGAGTTGAGGAAAGCAGTGCAGGAAAGCCTAGCTCTACAGATGAACACAATGGTGCTAAACGTCTTAAACCTGACACCAATACACCTGCCGCTTCCTGCTCTTCGTCAGCCCAAAAGAGCATAAGTGGAGGTCGACCTCCAAGTAGTGACAGCGAGGAGGATGGTGGATCATCCTCTCAACGTTCTAGACCAGCTCGCCGTCGCTCCACACCACAACGTGAGCAACGAAGACACGGCAGTGACGATTCTGGACGATCAGGACGTTCACGTAGTAGGTCGTCTCGTCGAGGAGACCATAACCATAGACGTCACAGAGGTCAAAAATCACGCAGTCAATCCTACTCGAGTAGCTCTGAACGTTCCTCAGCTGGGAGCAGTGCTTACAGTCGCCATAGCCATAGCTACTCAGACAGTTATAGTGACTACAGTGATGAAGACCGTCGCCGCAGCTCAAGAAGACCTTCATCAGACTCCGACTATGAAAGGCGTGATAGTGGGCGATCCCACAGGCGACGTTACACCTCATCTTCTTCAGAGGAGGACTCTCGTTCACGATCACGCTCACGCAGCCGCAGGAAGCATGATCGGCGGAGACACCAACGGAGCAGTAGTCGCAGCTCCAGTCGTAGTAGTAGGAGTAGCAGTGCTCGTTCTTACAGACGCAGCAACTACAGTCGCAGCCGTAGCTCTGCTAGTCGTTCATCTAGCTCTACCAAGGGCTCTCCACAACGGCACGGTCACAGTCGCCGATCTGACAGCTCAACACGGCGGCGGAATTTCAGCCGGTCACGAATCTACCGTTCCCAGTCTCCAAGGTCCTCTTCCCGCTCACATACCCGAAACAGCAACTCTTCATCGGCACAAGGAACAAGAGGTAGTGGGGGTGCTTCCTCAAAGGATGGAGGAGGGGCTGCAGAACATCGAAATTCATTCACAGCTCGACAACTGTTGGAGAAAATCCAATCTAAAAAAGAAGGGAATGAATCCGGTACTTGCACCAAGACAGGCCTCAAGTTCAAGGACCCTCCACGGGGATACTTTGGGCCCAAACTCCCCCCTGCCCTTGGAAACAAAAATATGTTGCCCCTTTTTGGCAAGCTCCAAGCAGGGAAGAAGCTACCATTACTTCCTTTTACACGTTTAACTGAGGGTGAAAAATCGAAGCAGGGGAAAAATTCGGATAGTAACGAAGTTATCCTGGTAGAACCCATTCGTGAGTTTCCcccaccacctcctccacctCAGCCAccagttcaacaacaacaaaagcagcAATTGGAGGAAGAGGCTGTGTCAAATGCTGCAGCATCTGAAGAGACAAAACATCCACCCTCAGACCCTCCAGCCCTTCATGAGTCTCAGCCGCAATATGAGCAGGATCCAGCGATGATGATGTCTCAATACCAAGGTGAACCAAGACAAGACCCCAATAATCCCATGTTGGATGGACATTTAATGGTTTCTGAAATGGGTCCCCAGCCTACTATGCACACCTACCCTGGTTACCCTCCCAACATGGAGGATGGGGAAATGGGCATGGAAGCTGAAGAGGATGGTCTTGCACCTTTAGAAAGTCAACCAATCACCTTTACCCCAGAGGAAATGGAGAAATACAGCAAGTTGCAGCAAGCAGCTCAACAGCACATTCAACAGCAACTGTTAGCAAAGCAGGTGAAGACCTTCCCCTCAGCTGCAGCTGCTGCAGCAGCAGCTAACTTGGCAGCAGTGGCTAACCTTGCCCCGGCACCACCGCCACCACCAGCTGCACTGCAGCCTATCCACATTCAGCAACCCACAGTTTCTGCAGCTTCTGCTACCTCTATTACCACAATGCAGCACGCCATCCTGCAACACCACGCTGCTGCCATGGGACTCCATCCCCATAACCCACATCATCCCCACCCTGCCCATGCCCAGCTAGCCCAGGTGCATCACATACCTCAACATCATCTAACCCCTATCTCATTGTCGCATTTAGGCCATTCTTTGGGTCATTCACTGGGTCACTCTTTAGGACACACTGGCTTGATTCCTGCCCACCACACTGCCTTCCTTTCAGGCCAACCCATACATATTATACCAGCCTCTGCGCTCCATCACACTCCTCTTGCTCTACACCACTTCCCACATGCTGCCCTTTATCCAACTCTCTTTGCCCCTCGGccaggcactgctgcggcagcagCTGCTCTACAGCTACACCCATTTCTTCACCCTATCTTCTCAGGGCAGGACCTTCAGCATCCTCCAAACCATGGATCCTGA
- the LOC132149311 gene encoding G patch domain-containing protein 8-like isoform X1: MAFQRRAAHEAVRMARGWFTVAFWSLALEGSLSNPALCALSRLSRPEFSLASKQKSNLCPISLSASPPNLIGRTDPVPIILKYDVMGMGRMEMELDYAEDATEKRRVLEVEKEETEELRQKYKDYAEKEKAIAKALEDLRANFYCELCDKQYQKHQEFDNHINSYDHAHKQRLKELKQREFARNVSSRSKKDCRKQEKMLRRLHELAEQRKQRDLVPGSGPMFKTTTVAVDGEKGEDSMDGVPMTVDTNTEAIEDKGICGISGQSSPRTDLAISFGFNKTSSSPTPSGGSQAPKVSVSFSFAKKAPVKLETTAALFVDHGEETVEGEEGQEEGGEKTGGEDVSVTSTTDIPQAAAAGEGGGGGGSSGSGGSGGEGEEEQSPPDDGGALASTLNKLKMMMRKEEGYSGQEPQYYHYVPPAHCRVKPHFQFLLFMKASDQCDSKEENVDGVKDEKAPAGKEGEQKHIKVTRCTSEKDVEKEPALTQNTNPSPTSAKLMTEEESGSTPAGLSDTAVEDNLSQQADPKQGMSKLTYTGPRMPTGPFFPVLSKDESTTLQWPSELLEFTKAQPSLSYSCNPLYFDFKLSRNKGNWAGKNSKPAKPVSTDGQEGSKHENTDSAPVTSGETCTATTTAGPSTVQKEQPPLELEGAESVNNEQKLQSNEDVSAVSKKKKKKKKHKKSSKHSKQKEKAAVEGELEKDIPGEKTKKKKKHKRKKSKNKPHSTDDIEAEGGDMKEKEKDKDDKDGVAISQSSGISTSHEGGKRKRSHKMSQQSGVEESSAGKPSSTDEHNGAKRLKPDTNTPAASCSSSAQKSISGGRPPSSDSEEDGGSSSQRSRPARRRSTPQREQRRHGSDDSGRSGRSRSRSSRRGDHNHRRHRGQKSRSQSYSSSSERSSAGSSAYSRHSHSYSDSYSDYSDEDRRRSSRRPSSDSDYERRDSGRSHRRRYTSSSSEEDSRSRSRSRSRRKHDRRRHQRSSSRSSSRSSRSSSARSYRRSNYSRSRSSASRSSSSTKGSPQRHGHSRRSDSSTRRRNFSRSRIYRSQSPRSSSRSHTRNSNSSSAQGTRGSGGASSKDGGGAAEHRNSFTARQLLEKIQSKKEGNESGTCTKTGLKFKDPPRGYFGPKLPPALGNKNMLPLFGKLQAGKKLPLLPFTRLTEGEKSKQGKNSDSNEVILVEPIREFPPPPPPPQPPVQQQQKQQLEEEAVSNAAASEETKHPPSDPPALHESQPQYEQDPAMMMSQYQGEPRQDPNNPMLDGHLMVSEMGPQPTMHTYPGYPPNMEDGEMGMEAEEDGLAPLESQPITFTPEEMEKYSKLQQAAQQHIQQQLLAKQVKTFPSAAAAAAAANLAAVANLAPAPPPPPAALQPIHIQQPTVSAASATSITTMQHAILQHHAAAMGLHPHNPHHPHPAHAQLAQVHHIPQHHLTPISLSHLGHSLGHSLGHSLGHTGLIPAHHTAFLSGQPIHIIPASALHHTPLALHHFPHAALYPTLFAPRPGTAAAAAALQLHPFLHPIFSGQDLQHPPNHGS, translated from the exons ATGGCCTTTCAGAGGAGAGCTGCACATGAAGCTGTGAGAATGGCTAGAGGTTGGTTCACTGTAGCTTTCTGGTCTCTTGCACTTGAAGGCAGTCTCTCTAACCCAGCACTCTGTGCTCTAAGCAGGCTGTCCCGCCCCGAGTTTTCTCTTGCATCGAAACAAAAGTCTAATCTCtgccctatctctctctctgcctctcccCCTAACCTCATAGGACGAACTGACCCTGTGCCTATCATCCTCAAATATGACGTCATGGGAATGGGGCGCATGGAAATGGAG CTGGACTATGCAGAAGATGCCACAGAGAAGCGCCGGGTGTTGGAAGTGGAAAAAGAAGAGACAGAGGAACTGCGTCAAAAATACAAG GACTATGCAGAGAAAGAAAAGGCCATCGCTAAAGCTTTAGAGGACCTGAGGGCCAATTTCTACTGTGAACTGTGTGATAAGCAATACCAGAAACATCAGGAGTTTGACAATCACATCAACTCCTACGATCATGCACACAAGCAG AGACTGAAGGAGCTGAAGCAGAGAGAGTTTGCTCGGAATGTGTCTTCTCGCTCCAAGAAGGATTGCAGGAAACAGGAGAAGATGTTGCGGCGGCTTCATGAATTGGCCGAACAGAGGAAACAGCGAGACCT TGTCCCTGGTAGTGGTCCCATGTTTAAAACTACCACAGTGGCAGTAGATGGAGAGAAGGGGGAAGACTCCATGGATGGTGTGCCTATGACAGTGGATACCAACACAGAGGCTATTGAAGATAAGGGAATCTGTGGTATTAGTGGTCAAAGTTCCCCTAGAACAGACCTTGCCATCAGTTTTGGTTTTAACAAAACTAGCTCTTCCCCAACACCTTCTGGAGGCTCACAGGCTCCCAAAGTGAGTGTCTCCTTCTCTTTTGCTAAGAAAGCCCCAGTCAAACTAGAGACGACTGCAGCTTTGTTTGTAGACCATGGTGAAGAGACAGTGGAAGGAGAAGAAGGTCAGGAAGAGGGAGGAGAAAAGACTGGAGGAGAGGACGTAAGTGTGACATCCACCACTGATATCCcccaagcagcagcagcaggagaaggaggaggaggaggtggaagtAGTGGGAGTGGTGGAAGTGGTGGTGAGGGTGAGGAAGAGCAGTCACCACCAGATGATGGAGGTGCCCTGGCCTCAACTTTGAACAaactgaagatgatgatgagaAAGGAGGAAGGTTACTCTGGACAGGAGCCACAATATTACCATTATGTACCACCTGCTCATTGTCGGGTCAAGCCGCATTTTCAGTTTCTGCTTTTCATGAAGGCTTCAGATCAGTGTGATAGCAAGGAAGAGAATGTGGATGGAGTAAAAGATGAGAAGGCACCAGCAGGTAAAGAGGGAGAGCAAAAACATATCAAAGTCACTAGATGCACATCTGAAAAAGATGTGGAGAAGGAACCTGCACTGACACAAAACACAAATCCTTCTCCCACATCAGCTAAATTGATGACAGAGGAAGAATCAGGTAGTACACCTGCAGGGCTAAGTGATACAGCAGTGGAAGATAACTTGTCCCAGCAAGCTGATCCAAAGCAAGGAATGTCCAAGCTTACATACACAGGTCCCCGCATGCCAACTGGGCCTTTCTTTCCTGTGCTAAGTAAGGATGAAAGCACGACCTTGCAGTGGCCTTCTGAATTGCTGGAGTTTACTAAGGCTCAGCCATCCCTCTCCTACAGTTGTAATCCTCTTTACTTTGACTTCAAACTGTCAAGAAACAAAGGAAACTGGGCAGGCAAAAACAGCAAACCTGCCAAGCCAGTTAGCACTGATGGACAAGAGGGGTCTAAGCATGAAAACACAGACAGTGCTCCTGTCACTAGTGGAGAGACTTGCACTGCTACAACAACTGCAGGACCCAGTACAGTTCAAAAGGAACAACCACCCTTGGAATTGGAGGGTGCTGAGAGTGTGAACAACGAGCAGAAATTACAAAGTAATGAAGATGTTTCTGCAGTgtctaagaaaaagaaaaagaagaagaaacacaAGAAGTCAAGCAAGCAttccaaacaaaaagaaaaagcagCAGTGGAGGGGGAGTTAGAAAAAGATATTCCAGGAGAGAAaactaaaaagaagaagaaacacaaaagaaagaaaagcaaaaataaacCACATAGCACTGATGATATCGAAGCAGAGGGAGGCGACAtgaaggaaaaagagaaagacaagGATGACAAAGATGGAGTAGCCATCTCTCAGTCATCAGGAATAAGCACATCCCATGAAGGAGGAAAGAGAAAACGTTCCCACAAAATGTCTCAGCAGTCTGGAGTTGAGGAAAGCAGTGCAGGAAAGCCTAGCTCTACAGATGAACACAATGGTGCTAAACGTCTTAAACCTGACACCAATACACCTGCCGCTTCCTGCTCTTCGTCAGCCCAAAAGAGCATAAGTGGAGGTCGACCTCCAAGTAGTGACAGCGAGGAGGATGGTGGATCATCCTCTCAACGTTCTAGACCAGCTCGCCGTCGCTCCACACCACAACGTGAGCAACGAAGACACGGCAGTGACGATTCTGGACGATCAGGACGTTCACGTAGTAGGTCGTCTCGTCGAGGAGACCATAACCATAGACGTCACAGAGGTCAAAAATCACGCAGTCAATCCTACTCGAGTAGCTCTGAACGTTCCTCAGCTGGGAGCAGTGCTTACAGTCGCCATAGCCATAGCTACTCAGACAGTTATAGTGACTACAGTGATGAAGACCGTCGCCGCAGCTCAAGAAGACCTTCATCAGACTCCGACTATGAAAGGCGTGATAGTGGGCGATCCCACAGGCGACGTTACACCTCATCTTCTTCAGAGGAGGACTCTCGTTCACGATCACGCTCACGCAGCCGCAGGAAGCATGATCGGCGGAGACACCAACGGAGCAGTAGTCGCAGCTCCAGTCGTAGTAGTAGGAGTAGCAGTGCTCGTTCTTACAGACGCAGCAACTACAGTCGCAGCCGTAGCTCTGCTAGTCGTTCATCTAGCTCTACCAAGGGCTCTCCACAACGGCACGGTCACAGTCGCCGATCTGACAGCTCAACACGGCGGCGGAATTTCAGCCGGTCACGAATCTACCGTTCCCAGTCTCCAAGGTCCTCTTCCCGCTCACATACCCGAAACAGCAACTCTTCATCGGCACAAGGAACAAGAGGTAGTGGGGGTGCTTCCTCAAAGGATGGAGGAGGGGCTGCAGAACATCGAAATTCATTCACAGCTCGACAACTGTTGGAGAAAATCCAATCTAAAAAAGAAGGGAATGAATCCGGTACTTGCACCAAGACAGGCCTCAAGTTCAAGGACCCTCCACGGGGATACTTTGGGCCCAAACTCCCCCCTGCCCTTGGAAACAAAAATATGTTGCCCCTTTTTGGCAAGCTCCAAGCAGGGAAGAAGCTACCATTACTTCCTTTTACACGTTTAACTGAGGGTGAAAAATCGAAGCAGGGGAAAAATTCGGATAGTAACGAAGTTATCCTGGTAGAACCCATTCGTGAGTTTCCcccaccacctcctccacctCAGCCAccagttcaacaacaacaaaagcagcAATTGGAGGAAGAGGCTGTGTCAAATGCTGCAGCATCTGAAGAGACAAAACATCCACCCTCAGACCCTCCAGCCCTTCATGAGTCTCAGCCGCAATATGAGCAGGATCCAGCGATGATGATGTCTCAATACCAAGGTGAACCAAGACAAGACCCCAATAATCCCATGTTGGATGGACATTTAATGGTTTCTGAAATGGGTCCCCAGCCTACTATGCACACCTACCCTGGTTACCCTCCCAACATGGAGGATGGGGAAATGGGCATGGAAGCTGAAGAGGATGGTCTTGCACCTTTAGAAAGTCAACCAATCACCTTTACCCCAGAGGAAATGGAGAAATACAGCAAGTTGCAGCAAGCAGCTCAACAGCACATTCAACAGCAACTGTTAGCAAAGCAGGTGAAGACCTTCCCCTCAGCTGCAGCTGCTGCAGCAGCAGCTAACTTGGCAGCAGTGGCTAACCTTGCCCCGGCACCACCGCCACCACCAGCTGCACTGCAGCCTATCCACATTCAGCAACCCACAGTTTCTGCAGCTTCTGCTACCTCTATTACCACAATGCAGCACGCCATCCTGCAACACCACGCTGCTGCCATGGGACTCCATCCCCATAACCCACATCATCCCCACCCTGCCCATGCCCAGCTAGCCCAGGTGCATCACATACCTCAACATCATCTAACCCCTATCTCATTGTCGCATTTAGGCCATTCTTTGGGTCATTCACTGGGTCACTCTTTAGGACACACTGGCTTGATTCCTGCCCACCACACTGCCTTCCTTTCAGGCCAACCCATACATATTATACCAGCCTCTGCGCTCCATCACACTCCTCTTGCTCTACACCACTTCCCACATGCTGCCCTTTATCCAACTCTCTTTGCCCCTCGGccaggcactgctgcggcagcagCTGCTCTACAGCTACACCCATTTCTTCACCCTATCTTCTCAGGGCAGGACCTTCAGCATCCTCCAAACCATGGATCCTGA